A genomic segment from Planctomycetaceae bacterium encodes:
- a CDS encoding radical SAM protein, whose product MAFVNPGICNKCAKRVPAEFFTRNGQKWIRKDCPDCGATESLVSTDAAVWQAKRDMWQYVPQDKTACSLHCDKCKVDHKPGMVFLDVTNRCNMNCPICIATIKGMGFEFTPPLEYFDKIFAEISTWNPVPMVELFGGEPTMREDLLDIIGLGRKYGLKPRVVTNGLKLANEEYCKKLCESGVRMRFAFDGRNADIYEKLRHNRAAYDLKLKAIENLKKYSRRKHAMISCAAYGFNDQYMPDLIQYVHDNRDLFSEMGIIPLTENWEPGAFQAGTHTTMEDVEKMVKESVPGGDVEFVPAGLSYAMRKPRSFFRKNTRSETLLLAGVHPNCESITLLVSDGKCFRSVNHYLKKKFSVATVEFLTMMKAIEPKLNALDPAKFFPRMRGRWLLIRTFTPWVFKTVSFKRLLEGKPVRNLFKMVGHQISRMFSKDDPWNRRRPRRILRLAMLPFEEVHSVDGARMEQCKAVFGYVDTADDKVKSIQACMWYPYRNKLLENISKKYGIVGKKPADAQLPLAPPQQ is encoded by the coding sequence ATGGCGTTTGTGAATCCGGGAATCTGTAACAAGTGCGCCAAGCGCGTTCCGGCCGAGTTCTTCACCCGCAACGGGCAGAAGTGGATCCGCAAGGACTGCCCCGACTGCGGGGCCACCGAGTCGCTCGTCAGCACCGACGCGGCTGTCTGGCAGGCCAAACGCGATATGTGGCAGTACGTCCCACAAGACAAGACCGCCTGCTCGCTGCACTGCGACAAGTGCAAGGTCGACCACAAGCCCGGCATGGTCTTTCTCGATGTGACCAACCGCTGCAACATGAACTGCCCCATCTGCATCGCCACCATCAAGGGCATGGGCTTCGAGTTCACCCCGCCGCTGGAATACTTCGACAAGATTTTCGCCGAGATCAGCACCTGGAACCCCGTGCCGATGGTCGAGCTCTTCGGCGGCGAGCCCACCATGCGCGAGGACCTGCTCGACATCATCGGCCTGGGGCGAAAGTACGGCCTCAAGCCCCGCGTCGTCACCAACGGTCTCAAGCTGGCCAACGAGGAATACTGCAAGAAGCTCTGTGAATCCGGCGTGCGAATGCGTTTCGCCTTCGACGGACGCAACGCCGACATCTACGAAAAGCTGCGCCACAATCGCGCGGCGTACGACCTCAAGCTCAAGGCCATCGAGAACCTCAAGAAGTACAGCCGCCGCAAGCACGCAATGATCTCGTGCGCGGCGTACGGGTTCAACGACCAGTACATGCCCGACCTGATCCAGTACGTGCATGACAACCGCGACCTGTTCTCGGAAATGGGCATCATCCCCCTGACGGAGAACTGGGAGCCCGGCGCGTTCCAGGCCGGCACGCATACGACCATGGAAGACGTCGAGAAGATGGTCAAGGAATCCGTCCCCGGCGGCGATGTCGAGTTCGTCCCGGCCGGGCTGTCCTACGCCATGCGCAAACCGCGATCGTTTTTCCGCAAGAACACCCGCAGCGAGACGCTGCTGCTGGCCGGCGTACACCCCAACTGCGAGTCGATCACGCTGCTGGTGTCCGACGGCAAGTGCTTCCGCAGCGTCAATCACTACCTCAAGAAGAAGTTCAGCGTCGCCACCGTCGAGTTCCTGACGATGATGAAGGCCATCGAGCCCAAGCTCAATGCCCTCGACCCGGCCAAATTCTTCCCGCGCATGCGAGGGCGGTGGCTGCTGATCCGCACCTTCACGCCGTGGGTCTTCAAGACCGTCAGCTTCAAACGCCTGCTCGAGGGCAAGCCGGTCCGCAACCTCTTCAAGATGGTCGGCCACCAGATCAGCCGCATGTTCTCCAAGGATGATCCGTGGAACCGCCGACGCCCGCGCCGCATCCTGCGACTGGCCATGCTGCCCTTCGAGGAAGTCCACTCCGTCGATGGCGCCCGCATGGAGCAGTGCAAGGCCGTCTTCGGCTACGTGGACACCGCCGACGACAAGGTCAAGAGCATCCAGGCCTGCATGTGGTACCCCTACCGCAACAAGCTGCTGGAGAATATCTCCAAGAAGTACGGCATCGTCGGCAAGAAACCCGCCGACGCGCAACTGCCCCTGGCCCCGCCGCAGCAGTAA